A genome region from Setaria italica strain Yugu1 chromosome III, Setaria_italica_v2.0, whole genome shotgun sequence includes the following:
- the LOC101778631 gene encoding B3 domain-containing protein Os12g0592300, with translation MQQEHGQENMVAEKRCERCRKWQEHYYREHMDVTKIRFFKLMTGDFAKGVSIPVKFVRNFNGQITEVVELKAASGETWHVGVDKIADELLLTSGWEDFVKARELQENDVLLFTSSGNSSFDVLIFEASGCEKLSSLFDHKTGPYRMHKHLNDIAGRHAEQYITDSEDTVVPSQLVGSTHKASTAKKHNCKGKPSKYQSLNSSSFHVKHEAIEEEESNDSYADSKLYYSRNANQVTEEEKEKILSLASIQPENPAFVAVLRRNHRQRRNNFLTVPSRFAADHLHERPQEIILCRPRRKDRWFVRYYYTSYIRGFQNLQFFKFVHDNKLREEDTCVFELMKGAKRVTMTVHVIRKVGDRFDLVG, from the exons ATGCAACAGGAGCATGGTCAGGAAAAC ATGGTTGCAGAGAAGAGGTGTGAGAGGTGCAGGAAGTGGCAAGAACACTACTACCGGGAGCACATGGATGTCACCAAGATCCGCTTCTTCAAGCTTATGACCGGAGATTTCGCCAAGGGCGTT AGCATACCGGTGAAGTTTGTGAGGAATTTCAATGGGCAGATCACTGAAGTGGTTGAACTGAAAGCGGCAAGTGGTGAAACATGGCACGTCGGTGTAGACAAGATTGCCGATGAGCTTCTCCTCACGTCAGGATGGGAGGATTTTGTCAAGGCTCGTGAATTGCAGGAGAATGACGTCCTGCTGTTCACTTCCAGTGGCAACTCTTCCTTTGATGTCCTAATCTTTGAAGCGAGTGGCTGCGAGAAACTGTCTTCCCTGTTTGATCACAAAACTGGTCCTTATAGAATGCACAAACATTTGAATGATATAGCGGGTCGACATGCTGAACAATATATAACTGATTCCGAGGATACTGTTGTGCCATCGCAGCTGGTTGGCTCCACACACAAGGCTTCTACTGCAAAGAAACATAATTGCAAAGGTAAACCAAGTAAGTA TCAATCCCTAAACAGCAGTAGTTTCCATGTTAAGCATGAAGCAATTGAGGAAGAGGAGAGTAATGACAGCTATGCTGACTCCAAGTTGTACTACTCAAGGAATGCCAATCAGGTTacagaggaggaaaaggagaagaTTCTCAGTTTGGCCTCCATCCAACCAGAAAATCCTGCATTTGTGGCTGTTCTGCGGAGGAACCATCGTCAACGTAGGAACAACTTTCTG ACTGTCCCCAGTAGATTTGCTGCAGATCATCTTCACGAAAGACCACAAGAGATCATACTTTGTAGGCCGAGAAGAAAGGACAGGTGGTTCGTCAGATACTATTACACGAGCTACATCCGGGGCTTCCAAAACCTGCAGTTTTTCAAGTTTGTGCACGACAACAAGCTTCGCGAGGAAGACACCTGCGTCTTCGAGCTGATGAAAGGAGCAAAGAGGGTGACAATGACAGTCCATGTCATCAGGAAGGTTGGCGACCGGTTTGACCTGGTGGGCTAA